From uncultured Desulfobacter sp., the proteins below share one genomic window:
- a CDS encoding class I SAM-dependent methyltransferase, translating to MNLFPLNNQSVWNNLWLNELKNAPEKNPGTDHYKKWDNRAQKFDKLSATPEAVARKERILSMLTQAGALQAGSRVLDVGAGSGNWAVSMAEMGASVVALEPSSGMVEILRQKIDALGFGPDQIRIKQQTWQDLNLEKEGLAGQFDLVFSSMNPGVCDPTTLEKVMQASRKFCYLSTFSGGSPRSFYNNLWKDVTGQTLESTSWDFIYPFTYVYAQGYRPQIDFHVWTHDREETIDEAVENIVFFTQGITDVTPETHQKLKVYITGQAVNGIFHQKQTVCQGVMLWQVD from the coding sequence ATGAATTTATTCCCGTTAAACAATCAAAGTGTCTGGAACAATCTGTGGCTTAATGAGTTAAAAAATGCCCCCGAGAAAAACCCAGGTACGGATCATTATAAAAAATGGGACAATCGCGCCCAAAAGTTCGACAAACTGTCCGCAACACCAGAGGCGGTTGCCCGCAAAGAACGTATTTTGTCTATGCTCACCCAAGCCGGGGCTCTTCAAGCCGGAAGCCGCGTTCTGGATGTCGGTGCCGGATCGGGAAACTGGGCCGTTTCCATGGCAGAAATGGGGGCAAGCGTAGTTGCACTTGAGCCTTCCAGCGGCATGGTTGAGATACTCAGACAAAAGATTGACGCTTTGGGGTTTGGTCCGGATCAAATTCGTATCAAACAGCAGACTTGGCAGGACCTGAATTTGGAAAAAGAGGGGCTGGCCGGTCAATTTGACCTGGTTTTTTCCTCCATGAACCCTGGTGTTTGCGATCCAACGACATTGGAAAAAGTCATGCAAGCATCTCGAAAATTTTGCTATTTGAGCACCTTTTCCGGTGGGAGCCCTCGCAGTTTTTACAACAACCTGTGGAAAGATGTCACGGGCCAGACGCTTGAAAGCACATCATGGGATTTCATTTATCCTTTCACCTATGTTTACGCCCAAGGATACCGTCCCCAGATCGATTTCCATGTCTGGACCCATGACCGTGAAGAGACCATTGATGAAGCCGTGGAGAATATAGTCTTTTTTACACAGGGCATTACAGACGTTACGCCGGAGACTCACCAAAAGCTAAAGGTTTATATCACCGGCCAGGCCGTTAACGGGATTTTTCATCAAAAACAGACCGTTTGCCAGGGCGTCATGCTGTGGCAGGTCGATTGA
- the nifE gene encoding nitrogenase iron-molybdenum cofactor biosynthesis protein NifE, producing the protein MTSISVLKQREKQIYQKGNQPFEMECETKSLAGAVSQRACVFCGSRVVLYPIADALHLIHGPIGCASYTWDIRGAQSSGPELHRMSFSTDLSETDIIYGGEKKLKKALLELIEKYSPKAAFIYCTCIVGIIGDDVDAVCRQVEEETNIPVIAVHSEGFKGTKKDGYKAACDALFSLIERNKAPQATIPDSINIMGEFNIGGETWIIKKYYEAMGVKVVSVITGDGRVEEVQQAKNAALNVVQCSGSVTHLAKQMEKEYGIPYIRVSYFGIEDTSEALYQVAVHFKKNDEILKKTRELIKKEVQAIVPTLETMKKDLEGKKASIYVGGAFKAFSMIKALKTLGMEVVLAGSQTGTKEDYEVLRQMCNEGTVILDDSNPLELAKYSVEKDADLFIGGVKERPIAYKMGIGFCDHNHERKIPLVGFEGMVNFAKEVHGTVTSPVWDLVPRRQTPTGKEGAI; encoded by the coding sequence ATGACCTCCATATCGGTACTCAAACAGAGAGAAAAACAGATCTACCAGAAGGGTAACCAGCCCTTTGAGATGGAATGTGAAACCAAGAGTCTGGCCGGTGCAGTCAGCCAGAGAGCCTGTGTCTTCTGCGGCTCCAGAGTGGTGCTTTACCCAATCGCAGACGCCCTGCATTTGATTCACGGACCCATCGGATGCGCCTCCTATACCTGGGACATCAGAGGGGCCCAATCTTCGGGCCCGGAGCTTCACCGGATGAGTTTTTCCACCGATCTGTCAGAAACCGATATCATTTATGGCGGAGAAAAAAAGCTGAAAAAAGCGTTGCTTGAACTCATTGAAAAGTATTCGCCCAAAGCTGCCTTTATTTACTGTACCTGCATTGTGGGCATCATTGGTGATGACGTGGACGCGGTTTGCCGCCAGGTCGAAGAAGAGACCAACATTCCTGTCATCGCTGTCCACTCTGAAGGATTTAAAGGAACCAAAAAAGACGGATACAAGGCGGCATGCGACGCCTTGTTCAGTCTCATCGAACGAAACAAGGCCCCCCAGGCCACCATCCCCGACTCTATCAATATTATGGGTGAATTCAATATTGGCGGAGAGACATGGATCATTAAAAAATATTATGAAGCCATGGGGGTCAAGGTGGTCTCGGTGATCACCGGTGACGGCCGGGTGGAAGAGGTCCAGCAGGCAAAGAATGCCGCCTTGAACGTGGTTCAGTGTTCAGGGTCCGTGACCCACCTGGCAAAGCAGATGGAAAAAGAGTACGGCATCCCCTATATAAGGGTCTCCTATTTCGGTATTGAAGATACCTCCGAGGCCCTGTACCAGGTGGCGGTGCACTTTAAGAAAAATGATGAAATCCTTAAAAAGACCCGGGAGCTGATTAAAAAAGAGGTCCAGGCCATTGTCCCCACCCTGGAGACCATGAAAAAAGATCTTGAAGGCAAAAAAGCATCCATATATGTGGGCGGCGCGTTCAAGGCCTTCTCCATGATCAAGGCATTGAAAACCCTGGGTATGGAAGTGGTTCTTGCCGGTTCCCAGACCGGCACCAAGGAAGATTATGAGGTGCTCCGGCAGATGTGCAACGAGGGCACCGTGATTTTAGACGACTCAAACCCCCTGGAGCTGGCTAAGTATTCTGTTGAAAAAGACGCAGACCTGTTTATCGGCGGCGTTAAGGAACGTCCCATTGCCTATAAGATGGGCATCGGATTCTGCGACCATAACCATGAACGAAAAATTCCCCTGGTCGGCTTTGAAGGCATGGTCAATTTTGCAAAAGAAGTCCATGGAACCGTTACAAGCCCGGTATGGGACTTGGTCCCCAGGCGGCAGACCCCAACCGGAAAGGAAGGTGCGATATGA
- a CDS encoding nitrogenase component 1, which yields TYNPDMVAVHTTCLSETIGDDVNQIVRKAKKDGTIPEGKYVVHTATPSYVGSHVTGFANMVKSIAIQMAEKTGTSNGKVNLIPGFVEPSDMAEIKRIAAMMGVGSILFPDTSGIVNGPLTGKFEMYPKGGTSIEDLKSTGDSIGSIGLGAWATADAVKALDSQFKVPGQVLDLPIGLLATDRFVDALRTVAGVSVPDSVTQERGQLLDVISDMQPHLYGKKVALAGDPDQLIPLVEFLVTIGMKPVHIVSGTPGKAFTKRIKEITAKFGDDINVKNPGDMFLLHQWIKNEPVDLLICNTYGKYMARDEDIPFVRHGFPILDRIGHSYFPTVGYSGGLRFLEKILGVLMDRKDRDASEETFELVE from the coding sequence CCACATATAACCCGGATATGGTTGCGGTTCACACCACCTGTCTGTCCGAAACCATCGGCGACGACGTGAACCAGATTGTCAGAAAGGCCAAAAAAGACGGCACCATCCCCGAAGGCAAGTATGTTGTCCATACGGCAACACCGTCCTATGTGGGGTCCCATGTTACCGGTTTTGCCAATATGGTGAAGTCCATTGCCATCCAGATGGCCGAAAAGACCGGCACATCCAACGGGAAAGTCAACCTGATCCCCGGGTTTGTAGAACCTTCGGATATGGCTGAAATCAAGAGAATTGCCGCAATGATGGGCGTTGGGTCCATCCTGTTTCCGGACACCTCCGGTATTGTGAACGGACCGCTCACCGGAAAGTTTGAGATGTATCCCAAAGGCGGAACAAGCATTGAAGACCTGAAAAGCACAGGCGACAGTATTGGTTCCATCGGCCTGGGTGCCTGGGCCACTGCTGATGCAGTCAAAGCCCTTGACAGTCAGTTCAAGGTGCCCGGCCAGGTGCTGGATCTGCCCATCGGCTTGCTGGCCACAGACCGGTTCGTTGATGCCCTGCGCACCGTAGCCGGCGTAAGTGTTCCCGATTCTGTTACCCAGGAACGCGGACAGCTGCTGGACGTCATTTCAGACATGCAGCCCCACCTGTACGGCAAAAAAGTTGCCCTGGCAGGCGACCCGGATCAGCTGATCCCCTTGGTTGAATTTCTGGTGACCATCGGCATGAAACCGGTTCATATCGTTTCCGGTACCCCGGGCAAGGCCTTTACCAAACGGATCAAAGAGATCACTGCCAAGTTTGGCGACGATATCAATGTCAAGAACCCCGGCGATATGTTCCTGCTGCATCAGTGGATCAAGAATGAACCTGTGGACCTGCTCATCTGCAACACCTACGGCAAGTACATGGCCAGAGACGAGGATATCCCCTTTGTTCGCCACGGATTCCCCATCCTGGACCGGATCGGCCACTCCTACTTCCCCACAGTCGGGTACTCAGGCGGTCTGCGTTTTCTGGAAAAAATCCTGGGCGTTCTCATGGACCGCAAGGACCGGGATGCATCCGAAGAGACCTTTGAACTGGTAGAATAA
- the nifB gene encoding nitrogenase cofactor biosynthesis protein NifB, with product MMNLDNHPCFNKKSCKDFGRVHLPVAPACNIQCNFCNRKFDCVNESRPGVTSSILSPDQAMAYLAEVVEAKPNTSVVGIAGPGDPFANGDKTMETLTRVRAAYPEMLLCVATNGLNIHPYLDELKAVNTTHVSITINAVDPEVGAKIYSWVRDGKKSVGPKEGAKVLLERQLAAVKGLKERGIMVKVNSILLPGINDDHMIEVARAMGEMGVDIFNIMPYFPTKGSNFEDMLEPTKGQLKELRKAAQVFVPQMTHCKRCRADAVGLLDDPLNQKLMDRLTFHATSPILLPSAPKYCHEQDCDDGYAFNAAGPRPYVALATREGALINQHLGEAEELHIYDLTGDTPEFVETRTVPKPGAGDVRWNNLARTIKDCHTILVSGVGEAPKKVLGNMGFTIHEVNGMIDLVLMAIKKGESLDHLIVRSQTSCGECRGTGTGCM from the coding sequence ATGATGAATTTAGATAACCACCCCTGTTTTAATAAAAAGTCCTGCAAGGATTTCGGTCGAGTTCACCTACCGGTAGCCCCGGCCTGTAACATCCAGTGCAATTTCTGCAACAGAAAGTTTGACTGCGTGAATGAAAGCCGGCCCGGTGTCACCTCCTCCATTTTGAGTCCGGACCAGGCCATGGCCTACCTGGCAGAGGTTGTTGAGGCCAAACCCAACACATCCGTCGTGGGTATTGCAGGCCCCGGCGACCCTTTTGCCAACGGCGATAAAACCATGGAAACCCTGACCAGGGTGCGTGCCGCCTACCCCGAAATGCTGTTGTGCGTGGCCACCAACGGTCTGAACATCCATCCTTACCTGGATGAACTCAAAGCTGTCAATACCACCCATGTGAGCATCACCATCAATGCGGTGGACCCTGAAGTCGGCGCTAAAATTTATTCCTGGGTCAGGGACGGCAAAAAATCCGTGGGTCCCAAAGAGGGCGCTAAAGTGCTGTTGGAACGCCAGCTTGCCGCAGTCAAAGGCTTGAAAGAACGCGGTATCATGGTGAAGGTCAACTCCATTCTGTTGCCCGGTATCAACGACGACCATATGATTGAAGTGGCCAGAGCCATGGGCGAGATGGGCGTGGATATTTTTAACATCATGCCGTACTTCCCCACCAAAGGCTCCAATTTTGAAGATATGCTGGAACCGACCAAGGGTCAGCTTAAAGAACTTAGAAAGGCCGCCCAGGTCTTTGTACCCCAGATGACCCATTGTAAACGCTGCAGAGCTGATGCCGTAGGCCTCCTGGACGATCCTTTGAACCAGAAACTCATGGACCGGTTGACCTTTCACGCCACATCTCCCATTTTATTGCCCAGCGCGCCCAAGTATTGCCACGAACAGGATTGTGACGATGGGTATGCGTTCAATGCTGCCGGGCCAAGACCCTATGTGGCCCTGGCCACCCGGGAAGGTGCATTGATTAATCAGCATCTAGGTGAAGCCGAAGAACTGCACATCTATGACCTGACCGGAGACACCCCGGAATTTGTGGAGACAAGAACCGTGCCCAAACCCGGAGCCGGCGATGTCCGCTGGAATAACCTTGCCCGGACCATTAAAGATTGCCACACCATCCTTGTGTCCGGTGTGGGAGAAGCCCCCAAAAAAGTGCTGGGCAACATGGGATTTACCATCCATGAGGTCAACGGCATGATTGATCTTGTACTCATGGCCATTAAGAAAGGTGAATCTCTGGATCATCTGATTGTCCGGTCACAGACCTCCTGCGGTGAGTGCAGGGGCACAGGAACCGGCTGCATGTAG
- a CDS encoding (2Fe-2S) ferredoxin domain-containing protein: MNKPEKHILVCASFRPSGEPKGKCHRKGSGDFLAYIENEVIDRGLEEVLVSSTCCLKQCDDGPVMVIYPDNIWYGNVENEEAIDTILDAMEDGEIAEDYLL, encoded by the coding sequence ATGAACAAGCCCGAAAAACACATCCTCGTATGCGCAAGTTTTCGTCCCAGCGGAGAACCCAAGGGCAAATGCCACAGAAAAGGGTCCGGCGATTTTCTGGCCTACATTGAAAACGAAGTGATCGACAGAGGCCTTGAAGAGGTTCTGGTCTCTTCTACCTGCTGCCTGAAACAGTGTGATGACGGCCCGGTTATGGTGATTTATCCGGATAATATCTGGTACGGCAACGTTGAAAACGAAGAAGCCATTGACACTATTTTAGACGCCATGGAAGACGGCGAGATCGCAGAGGATTATCTACTGTAA
- a CDS encoding TetR/AcrR family transcriptional regulator: MKKIEQNKKLKIQRILKAARELFQSNGFIGTSMDKIAEQAQVTKQTVYRYFESKEALFKSALEAQRLEATNDFLDALDLEDTTKALNAFAFGFIERHLSKAHLANIRLLVSEGPMVPEITRAFYAVGPTRTKTRLARFFKERFNVEDAQYEIDVFLSILLSTRMTVLTGLVEPPSRTKIRQHSVKAVNSILKLLDL, translated from the coding sequence ATGAAAAAAATAGAACAAAACAAAAAATTAAAGATTCAGCGCATACTAAAAGCCGCCCGTGAACTATTCCAATCAAACGGATTCATCGGCACCAGCATGGATAAAATTGCCGAGCAGGCCCAGGTCACCAAACAAACGGTGTATCGGTATTTTGAATCCAAAGAGGCGCTTTTCAAATCGGCACTGGAAGCCCAGCGACTGGAGGCGACCAATGACTTTTTGGACGCACTGGATCTGGAGGACACCACAAAAGCCCTGAACGCCTTTGCCTTTGGATTCATTGAAAGACATTTATCAAAGGCGCACCTGGCCAATATTAGGCTGCTGGTATCCGAAGGTCCCATGGTCCCGGAAATCACACGCGCTTTTTATGCCGTTGGGCCTACGCGAACCAAAACCCGCCTTGCACGGTTTTTTAAAGAACGGTTCAATGTTGAAGACGCTCAATACGAAATCGATGTTTTTTTGAGCATTCTTCTGTCTACGCGTATGACCGTACTTACCGGTTTGGTTGAGCCGCCGTCACGGACAAAGATCCGGCAGCATTCCGTCAAAGCGGTCAATAGCATTCTGAAACTGCTGGATTTATAA
- a CDS encoding flavodoxin family protein — protein sequence MDALIIYDSLSGNTEKVAQQIYETSAQLVPSQIVKVNKDTDIDLLDHDLVFIGSGVIDWLPTKTLTEFVQRTMKTANKQGRIKPAAPIIPGKFAICFATFGGPHIGVGEAVPMTLWLRSALAHLGFIVLDEWHVPGQFANRPPEFNQKGRLGNIEGRPDAHDLQDIGNRTRGILASLSAYRE from the coding sequence ATGGATGCATTGATTATTTACGATTCTTTGAGTGGAAATACAGAAAAAGTTGCACAGCAGATATATGAAACATCAGCTCAATTAGTGCCCTCGCAAATCGTGAAAGTGAATAAAGATACGGATATCGATTTGCTGGACCACGATCTTGTTTTTATCGGCTCCGGTGTCATCGACTGGTTACCCACCAAAACCTTGACAGAATTTGTTCAGCGCACCATGAAAACAGCCAATAAACAAGGACGAATCAAACCGGCTGCGCCCATTATTCCCGGCAAATTTGCTATTTGTTTTGCCACTTTCGGGGGTCCGCACATTGGCGTTGGCGAAGCTGTCCCCATGACGTTATGGCTGCGCTCTGCCCTGGCGCACCTGGGCTTTATCGTGTTGGACGAATGGCATGTGCCGGGTCAATTTGCCAACCGACCACCGGAATTCAATCAAAAGGGACGGCTGGGAAATATTGAAGGACGGCCAGATGCGCATGATCTTCAAGATATAGGGAATCGCACTCGTGGAATACTCGCATCATTGTCGGCTTACCGGGAATAG
- a CDS encoding nitrogenase component 1 encodes MTSSRSYKETPSYTPTQNACKMCTPLGATLVFQGIEGCVPLLHGSQGCSTYMRRYLISHFKEPVDIASSNFTEETAVFGGGANLKLAIENVARQYTPSMIGIATTCLSETIGDDVQLILNSMDNTINGTALVHVSTPSYSGTHVDGFHGAVAAVVDRFNPAGKRIVYRPKKKKKINLFPGMLSNEDLRHLKDIFADFNTPVTILPDYSERLEGPSWQEYQAIQKGGTTISAIEKMNVAVHSMEFGSVLALTAEAGQETAGEILSKRFGVPCTRLPIPMGVKATDRFLDILSRISGRPVPERYRKEKWRLVDTYVDGNKYVAKKRALIYGEEDFVVSMAGFLAEVGIIPVLCASGGKSKTFKKALEQILPEHIIDQAVIQNDMDFTCMEETAAAMPEDVRPEIIIGNSKGYAMARRLKIPLVRVGFPIHDRIGGSRILHVGYKGAQQLFDTIVNAILTAKQTESKIGYSYM; translated from the coding sequence ATGACCTCAAGCAGATCTTATAAAGAGACCCCCTCATATACCCCCACCCAGAATGCATGTAAAATGTGCACCCCTTTAGGGGCCACCCTGGTGTTCCAGGGGATTGAAGGCTGCGTGCCCCTGCTTCACGGCTCCCAGGGATGTTCAACCTATATGCGGCGTTACCTGATCTCCCATTTCAAAGAACCCGTGGATATTGCCTCATCCAACTTCACCGAGGAGACGGCTGTATTCGGCGGCGGGGCCAACCTGAAGCTGGCCATTGAAAACGTGGCCCGCCAGTATACCCCTTCCATGATCGGGATCGCCACCACCTGTTTGTCCGAAACCATTGGGGATGATGTTCAGTTGATATTGAACAGCATGGACAATACCATCAACGGCACGGCCCTGGTCCATGTATCCACACCCTCTTACAGCGGCACCCATGTAGACGGATTCCATGGCGCAGTGGCCGCGGTAGTGGACCGGTTTAACCCGGCGGGCAAACGCATTGTTTACCGGCCCAAGAAAAAGAAAAAAATTAACCTGTTCCCCGGCATGCTTTCCAATGAAGACCTGCGGCATTTAAAAGATATTTTTGCAGATTTTAATACCCCTGTGACTATTTTGCCCGATTACTCCGAGCGCCTGGAAGGCCCTTCATGGCAGGAATACCAGGCCATCCAGAAGGGCGGAACAACCATTTCGGCCATTGAAAAAATGAATGTGGCTGTTCACAGCATGGAGTTTGGTTCCGTGCTGGCCCTGACCGCGGAAGCCGGCCAGGAGACCGCCGGAGAGATTTTAAGCAAACGCTTTGGCGTGCCCTGCACCCGCCTGCCCATTCCCATGGGGGTCAAGGCCACGGACCGCTTTTTGGATATTTTGTCCCGGATTTCCGGCCGTCCCGTACCCGAACGGTACAGAAAAGAGAAATGGCGCCTGGTGGACACCTATGTGGACGGCAATAAATATGTTGCCAAGAAACGGGCTCTGATTTACGGCGAAGAGGATTTTGTGGTCTCCATGGCAGGATTCCTTGCCGAAGTGGGCATCATCCCCGTCCTGTGCGCTTCCGGCGGCAAAAGCAAAACCTTTAAAAAAGCCTTGGAACAGATCTTGCCCGAACATATCATTGACCAGGCCGTTATCCAGAATGACATGGATTTTACCTGCATGGAAGAGACCGCCGCGGCCATGCCCGAAGATGTCCGTCCTGAAATCATCATCGGCAACTCCAAGGGCTATGCCATGGCAAGACGGTTGAAAATTCCCTTGGTCCGGGTGGGCTTTCCCATCCACGACCGGATCGGCGGATCGCGTATCCTGCACGTGGGATACAAAGGGGCACAGCAGTTGTTTGACACCATCGTCAATGCAATTTTAACGGCAAAACAGACCGAATCCAAAATAGGATACTCATATATGTAA